Proteins from a single region of Budorcas taxicolor isolate Tak-1 chromosome 7, Takin1.1, whole genome shotgun sequence:
- the PNPLA6 gene encoding patatin-like phospholipase domain-containing protein 6 isoform X1 — protein MGTSRAEPTVISGADLAPLDGVPGVPAPGEGLAGPVCDAQPVPFVPQVLGMMIGAGVAVLVTAVLILLLVRRLRVPKTPAPDGPRYRFRKRDKVLFYGRKIMRKVSQSTSSLVDASVSTTSRPRMKKKLKMLNIAKKILRIQKEAPTLQRKEPPPAVLEADLTEGDLANSHLPSEVLYMLKNVRVLGHFEKPLFLELCRHMVFQRLGQGDYVFRPGQPDASIYVVQDGLLELCLPGPDGKECVVKEVVPGDSVNSLLSILDVITGHQHPQRTVSARAARDSTVLRLPVEAFSAVFTKYPESLVRVVQIIMVRLQRVTFLALHNYLGLTNELFSHEIQPLRLFPSPGLPPRTSPVRGSKRMVSTAASEELRETPGRPSDPTGAPLPGTGGTQGDPVKPTSLETSSAPLLSRCISMPVDISGLQGGPRSDFDMAYERGRISVSLQEEASGGFQAASARTPSQEAREQPAGACEYSYCEDESAPGSCPFGPYQGRQTSSIFEAAKQELAKLMQIEDPTLLNSRVLLHHAKAGTIIARQGDQDVSLHFVLWGSLHVYQRMIDKAEDVCLFVVQPGELVGQLAVLTGEPLIFTLRAQRDCTFLRISKSNFYEIMRAQPSVVLSAAQTVAARMSPFVRQMDFAIDWTAVEAGRALYRQGDRSDCTYIVLNGRLRSVIQRGSGKKELVGEYGRGDLIGVVEALTRQPRATTVHAVRDTELAKLPEGTLGHIKRRYPQVVTRLIHLLSQKILGNLQQLRGPFPGSGLGVPPHSELTNPASNLSTVAALPVCAEVPMVAFMLELQHALRAIGPTLLLNSDIIRARLGASALDSIQEFRLSGWLAQQEDTHRIVLYQTDTSLTPWTVRCLRQADCILIVGLGDQEPTLGQLEQMLENTAVRALKQLVLLHREEGAGPTRTVEWLNMRSWCSGHLHLRCPRRLFSRRSPAKLHELYEKVFSRRADRHSDFSRLARVLTGNTIALVLGGGGARGCSHIGVLKALEEAGVPVDLVGGTSIGSFIGALYAEERSASRTKQRAREWAKSMTSVLEPVLDLTYPVTSMFTGSAFNRSIHRVFQDKQIEDLWLPYFNVTTDITSSAMRVHKDGSLWRYVRASMTLSGYLPPLCDPKDGHLLMDGGYINNLPADIARSMGAKTVIAIDVGSQDETDLSTYGDSLSGWWLLWKRLNPWADKIKVPDMAEIQSRLAYVSCVRQLEVVKSSSYCEYLRPPIDCFKTMDFGKFDQIYDVGYQYGSTVFSGWSRGDIIEKMLTDRRSADLNESRRADVLAFPSSGFTDLAEIVSRIEPPTTSYVSVSDGCADGEESDCLTEYEEDAGPECSRDEGGSPEGASPSTALEMGVGGHPLSPQEEEKSILRHRRWLPQEPSTPAADT, from the exons atggggacgTCGAGGGCCGAGCCGACTGTGATCTCCGGGGCGGACTTGGCTCCGTTGGATGGAGTCCCAGGCGTCCCGGCCCCCGGGGAAGGCTTGGCGGGGCCGGTATGCGATGCGCAGCCTGTGCCGTTCGTCCCGCAGGTGCTGGGCATGATGATCGGGGCTGGAGTCGCGGTTCTGGTCACGGCCGTGCTTATCCTGCTGCTGGTCCGGAGGCTTCGAGTGCCGA AAACCCCAGCCCCGGACGGCCCCCGTTACCGATTCCGGAAGAGAGACAAAGTGCTTTTCTATGGCCGGAAGATTATGCGGAAG GTGTCACAATCCACTTCTTCCTTAGTGGATGCCTCCGTCTCCACCACTTCCCGCCCGCGCATGAAGAAGAAActtaagatgctcaacattgccaAGAA GATCCTGCGCATCCAGAAAGAGGCGCCCACGCTGCAGCGGAAGGAGCCCCCGCCTGCTGTGCTGGAGGCTGACCTGACCGAGGGCGACCTGGCCAACTCCCACCTGCCCTCCGAGGTGCTCTACATGCTCAAGAATGTCCG GGTGCTGGGCCACTTTGAGAAGCCACTCTTCCTGGAGCTCTGCCGCCACATGGTCTTCCAGCGGCTCGGTCAGGGAGACTACGTCTTCCGACCTGGCCAGCCGGATGCAAGCATCTATGTGGTACAGGACGGACTCCTGGAGCTCTGTCTGCCGGGGCCT GACGGGAAGGAGTGTGTGGTGAAGGAAGTGGTTCCTGGGGACAGTGTCAACAGCCTCCTGAGCATACTGGATGTCATCACT GGTCACCAGCACCCCCAGCGTACTGTGTCTGCCCGAGCAGCCCGAGACTCCACGGTGCTGCGGCTGCCAGTCGAGGCCTTCTCAGCAGTATTCACCAAGTACCCCGAGAGCCTGGTGCGGGTGGTGCAG ATCATCATGGTGAGGCTGCAGCGGGTCACTTTCCTGGCGCTTCACAACTACTTGGGACTGACCAATGAGCTCTTCAGCCAC GAGATCCAGCCACTGCGCCTCTTCCCTAGCCCGGGCCTCCCACCCCGCACCAGCCCAGTGCGTGGCTCCAAGCGGATGGTCAGCACTGCAGCCTCAGAGGAGCTGAGGGAGACCCCTGGCCGGCCGTCTGACCCCACTGGGGCCCCACTGCCCGGGACTGGAGGTACCCAAG gggacccagTGAAGCCCACATCCCTGGAAACCTCCTCAGCCCCCTTGCTGAGTCGCTGCATCTCCATGCCAGTGGATATCTCAG GCTTGCAGGGTGGCCCCCGCTCAGACTTCGACATGGCATATGAACGGGGCCGGATCTCTGTGTCCCTGCAAGAAGAGGCCTCAGGGGGGTTCCAGGCAGCTTCAGCTCGG ACTCCCAGTCAGGAGGCCCGGGAGCAGCCAGCAGGCGCCTGTGAGTACAGCTACTGTGAGGACGAGTCGGCCCCCGGCAGCTGCCCCTTCGGGCCCTACCAGGGCCGCCAGACAAGCAGCATCTTTGAGGCAGCAAAGCAGGAGCTGGCCAAGCTGATGCAGATTGAG GACCCCACCCTTCTGAATAGTCGAGTTCTGCTACATCACGCCAAAGCTGGCACCATCATCGCCCGCCAGGGGGACCAG GATGTGAGCCTGCACTTCGTGCTCTGGGGCAGTCTGCACGTGTACCAGCGCATGATCGACAAGGCGGAGGACGTGTGCCTGTTCGTGGTACAGCCCGGGGAGCTAGTGGGACAGTTGGCTGTGCTCACCGGCGAGCCCCTCATCTTCACGCTTCGAGCCCAGCGTGACTGCACCTTCCTGCGGATCTCCAAGTCCAACTTCTACGA GATCATGCGTGCACAGCCCAGCGTGGTGCTGAGCGCCGCACAAACTGTGGCCGCCAGGATGTCGCCCTTCGTGCGCCAGATGGACTTCGCCATCGACTGGACGGCGGTGGAGGCAGGACGCGCACTGTACAG gcagggCGACCGTTCAGACTGCACCTACATCGTTCTCAACGGGCGGCTGCGTAGTGTCATTCAGAGGGGCAGCGGCAAAAAAGAGCTGGTGGGCGAATACGGCCGCGGGGATCTCATAGGAGTG GTGGAGGCGCTGACAAGACAGCCACGTGCCACGACGGTGCACGCGGTGCGCGACACAGAGCTGGCCAAACTCCCCGAGGGCACCCTGGGCCACATCAAACGTCGATACCCGCAG GTCGTGACGCGCCTCATCCACCTGCTGAGTCAGAAGATTCTGGGGAATTTGCAACAGCTGCGAGGACCCTTCCCAG GCTCGGGACTAGGTGTCCCCCCCCACTCGGAGCTCACCAACCCTGCCAGCAACCTGTCAACGGTGGCAGCGCTGCCCGTGTGTGCCGAGGTGCCCATGGTGGCCTTCATGCTGGAGCTGCAGCACGCTCTGCGAGCCATTG GCCCCACGCTCCTCCTCAACAGTGACATCATCCGGGCCCGCCTGGGGGCCTCTGCACTGGAcag CATCCAAGAATTCCGGCTGTCAGGGTGGCTGGCCCAGCAGGAGGACACGCACCGCATCGTGCTTTACCAAACAGACACATCGCTGACGCCCTGGACCGTGCGCTGCCTCCGCCAGGCCGACTGCATCCTCATCGTGGGCCTGGGCGACCAGGAGCCCACGCTCGGCCAG CTGGAGCAGATGCTGGAGAACACGGCAGTGCGGGCCCTCAAGCAGCTGGTCCTGCTGCACCGCGAGGAGGGCGCAGGCCCCACGCGCACTGTGGAGTGGCTCAACATGCGCAGCTGGTGCTCGGGACACCTGCATCTGCGCTGTCCGCGCCGCCTCTTCTCACGCCGCAGCCCGGCCAAGCTG CACGAGCTCTACGAGAAGGTTTTCTCGAGGCGCGCAGACCGGCACAGCGACTTCTCCCGCCTGGCGCGGGTGCTCACAGGCAACACCATCGCCCTGgtgctgggcgggggcggggccag GGGCTGCTCACACATCGGGGTGCTGAAAGCATTAGAGGAGGCGGGGGTCCCAGTTGACCTGGTGGGCGGCACGTCCATCGGCTCCTTCATCGGGGCCCTGTACGCTGAGGAGCGGAGCGCCAGCCGCACTAAACAGCGGGCCCGGGAGTGGGCTAAG AGCATGACTTCGGTGCTGGAGCCCGTACTGGACCTCACTTACCCCGTCACCTCCATGTTCACGGGGTCAGCCTTCAACCGCAGCATCCACCGTGTCTTCCAGGACAAGCAGATTGAG GACCTGTGGCTGCCATACTTCAACGTGACCACGGACATCACCTCCTCGGCCATGCGTGTCCACAAAGATG GCTCCCTGTGGCGATACGTGCGTGCCAGCATGACGCTCTCGGGCTACCTGCCGCCgctgtgtgaccccaaggacgGGCATCTCCTCATGGATGGCGGCTACATCAACAACCTGCCAG CGGACATCGCCCGCAGCATGGGTGCCAAGACAGTCATCGCCATCGACGTGGGGAGCCAGGATGAGACAGACCTTAGCACATACGGGGACAGCCTGTCTGGCTGGTGGCTTCTGTGGAAGCGGCTGAACCCCTGGGCAGACAAGATCAAGGTTCCAGACATGGCAGAGATCCAGTCTCGCCTGGCCTACGTGTCCTGCGTGAGACAGCTGGAGGTTGTGAAGTCCAGCTCCTACTGTGAGTACCTGCGCCCACCCATCGACTGCTTCAAGACCATGGACTTCGGGAAGTTCGACCAAATCTAT GATGTGGGCTACCAGTATGGATCAACCGTCTTCAGTGGCTGGAGCCGGGGCGACATCATTGAAAAGATGCTCACGGACCGGCGGTCTGCCGACCTGAACGAGAGCCGCCGTGCAGAC GTGCTCGCCTTCCCCAGCTCCGGCTTCACCGACTTGGCGGAGATAGTGTCCCGGATCGAGCCTCCCACCACGAGCTACGTTTCGGTTTCCGACGGCTGTGCTGATG GGGAGGAGTCGGACTGCCTGACGGAGTACGAGGAGGACGCGGGCCCCGAGTGCTCACGGGACGAGGGGGGCTCTCCGGAGGGCGCAAGCCCCAGCACTGCCTTGGAGATG GGCGTGGGGGGCCACCCCTTGTCCCCACAGGAGGAGGAGAAGTCGATTCTCCGGCACCGGCGCTGGCTGCCACAGGAACCCTCCACCCCTGCTGCGGATACCTGA
- the PNPLA6 gene encoding patatin-like phospholipase domain-containing protein 6 isoform X2: MGTSRAEPTVISGADLAPLDGVPGVPAPGEGLAGPVCDAQPVPFVPQVLGMMIGAGVAVLVTAVLILLLVRRLRVPKTPAPDGPRYRFRKRDKVLFYGRKIMRKVSQSTSSLVDASVSTTSRPRMKKKLKMLNIAKKILRIQKEAPTLQRKEPPPAVLEADLTEGDLANSHLPSEVLYMLKNVRVLGHFEKPLFLELCRHMVFQRLGQGDYVFRPGQPDASIYVVQDGLLELCLPGPDGKECVVKEVVPGDSVNSLLSILDVITGHQHPQRTVSARAARDSTVLRLPVEAFSAVFTKYPESLVRVVQIIMVRLQRVTFLALHNYLGLTNELFSHEIQPLRLFPSPGLPPRTSPVRGSKRMVSTAASEELRETPGRPSDPTGAPLPGTGGTQGDPVKPTSLETSSAPLLSRCISMPVDISGLQGGPRSDFDMAYERGRISVSLQEEASGGFQAASARTPSQEAREQPAGACEYSYCEDESAPGSCPFGPYQGRQTSSIFEAAKQELAKLMQIEDPTLLNSRVLLHHAKAGTIIARQGDQDVSLHFVLWGSLHVYQRMIDKAEDVCLFVVQPGELVGQLAVLTGEPLIFTLRAQRDCTFLRISKSNFYEIMRAQPSVVLSAAQTVAARMSPFVRQMDFAIDWTAVEAGRALYRQGDRSDCTYIVLNGRLRSVIQRGSGKKELVGEYGRGDLIGVVEALTRQPRATTVHAVRDTELAKLPEGTLGHIKRRYPQVVTRLIHLLSQKILGNLQQLRGPFPGSGLGVPPHSELTNPASNLSTVAALPVCAEVPMVAFMLELQHALRAIGPTLLLNSDIIRARLGASALDSIQEFRLSGWLAQQEDTHRIVLYQTDTSLTPWTVRCLRQADCILIVGLGDQEPTLGQLEQMLENTAVRALKQLVLLHREEGAGPTRTVEWLNMRSWCSGHLHLRCPRRLFSRRSPAKLHELYEKVFSRRADRHSDFSRLARVLTGNTIALVLGGGGARGCSHIGVLKALEEAGVPVDLVGGTSIGSFIGALYAEERSASRTKQRAREWAKSMTSVLEPVLDLTYPVTSMFTGSAFNRSIHRVFQDKQIEDLWLPYFNVTTDITSSAMRVHKDGCVWRYVRASASYCPYLPPLCDPRDGHLLVDGCFVNNVPADIARSMGAKTVIAIDVGSQDETDLSTYGDSLSGWWLLWKRLNPWADKIKVPDMAEIQSRLAYVSCVRQLEVVKSSSYCEYLRPPIDCFKTMDFGKFDQIYDVGYQYGSTVFSGWSRGDIIEKMLTDRRSADLNESRRADVLAFPSSGFTDLAEIVSRIEPPTTSYVSVSDGCADGEESDCLTEYEEDAGPECSRDEGGSPEGASPSTALEMGVGGHPLSPQEEEKSILRHRRWLPQEPSTPAADT, from the exons atggggacgTCGAGGGCCGAGCCGACTGTGATCTCCGGGGCGGACTTGGCTCCGTTGGATGGAGTCCCAGGCGTCCCGGCCCCCGGGGAAGGCTTGGCGGGGCCGGTATGCGATGCGCAGCCTGTGCCGTTCGTCCCGCAGGTGCTGGGCATGATGATCGGGGCTGGAGTCGCGGTTCTGGTCACGGCCGTGCTTATCCTGCTGCTGGTCCGGAGGCTTCGAGTGCCGA AAACCCCAGCCCCGGACGGCCCCCGTTACCGATTCCGGAAGAGAGACAAAGTGCTTTTCTATGGCCGGAAGATTATGCGGAAG GTGTCACAATCCACTTCTTCCTTAGTGGATGCCTCCGTCTCCACCACTTCCCGCCCGCGCATGAAGAAGAAActtaagatgctcaacattgccaAGAA GATCCTGCGCATCCAGAAAGAGGCGCCCACGCTGCAGCGGAAGGAGCCCCCGCCTGCTGTGCTGGAGGCTGACCTGACCGAGGGCGACCTGGCCAACTCCCACCTGCCCTCCGAGGTGCTCTACATGCTCAAGAATGTCCG GGTGCTGGGCCACTTTGAGAAGCCACTCTTCCTGGAGCTCTGCCGCCACATGGTCTTCCAGCGGCTCGGTCAGGGAGACTACGTCTTCCGACCTGGCCAGCCGGATGCAAGCATCTATGTGGTACAGGACGGACTCCTGGAGCTCTGTCTGCCGGGGCCT GACGGGAAGGAGTGTGTGGTGAAGGAAGTGGTTCCTGGGGACAGTGTCAACAGCCTCCTGAGCATACTGGATGTCATCACT GGTCACCAGCACCCCCAGCGTACTGTGTCTGCCCGAGCAGCCCGAGACTCCACGGTGCTGCGGCTGCCAGTCGAGGCCTTCTCAGCAGTATTCACCAAGTACCCCGAGAGCCTGGTGCGGGTGGTGCAG ATCATCATGGTGAGGCTGCAGCGGGTCACTTTCCTGGCGCTTCACAACTACTTGGGACTGACCAATGAGCTCTTCAGCCAC GAGATCCAGCCACTGCGCCTCTTCCCTAGCCCGGGCCTCCCACCCCGCACCAGCCCAGTGCGTGGCTCCAAGCGGATGGTCAGCACTGCAGCCTCAGAGGAGCTGAGGGAGACCCCTGGCCGGCCGTCTGACCCCACTGGGGCCCCACTGCCCGGGACTGGAGGTACCCAAG gggacccagTGAAGCCCACATCCCTGGAAACCTCCTCAGCCCCCTTGCTGAGTCGCTGCATCTCCATGCCAGTGGATATCTCAG GCTTGCAGGGTGGCCCCCGCTCAGACTTCGACATGGCATATGAACGGGGCCGGATCTCTGTGTCCCTGCAAGAAGAGGCCTCAGGGGGGTTCCAGGCAGCTTCAGCTCGG ACTCCCAGTCAGGAGGCCCGGGAGCAGCCAGCAGGCGCCTGTGAGTACAGCTACTGTGAGGACGAGTCGGCCCCCGGCAGCTGCCCCTTCGGGCCCTACCAGGGCCGCCAGACAAGCAGCATCTTTGAGGCAGCAAAGCAGGAGCTGGCCAAGCTGATGCAGATTGAG GACCCCACCCTTCTGAATAGTCGAGTTCTGCTACATCACGCCAAAGCTGGCACCATCATCGCCCGCCAGGGGGACCAG GATGTGAGCCTGCACTTCGTGCTCTGGGGCAGTCTGCACGTGTACCAGCGCATGATCGACAAGGCGGAGGACGTGTGCCTGTTCGTGGTACAGCCCGGGGAGCTAGTGGGACAGTTGGCTGTGCTCACCGGCGAGCCCCTCATCTTCACGCTTCGAGCCCAGCGTGACTGCACCTTCCTGCGGATCTCCAAGTCCAACTTCTACGA GATCATGCGTGCACAGCCCAGCGTGGTGCTGAGCGCCGCACAAACTGTGGCCGCCAGGATGTCGCCCTTCGTGCGCCAGATGGACTTCGCCATCGACTGGACGGCGGTGGAGGCAGGACGCGCACTGTACAG gcagggCGACCGTTCAGACTGCACCTACATCGTTCTCAACGGGCGGCTGCGTAGTGTCATTCAGAGGGGCAGCGGCAAAAAAGAGCTGGTGGGCGAATACGGCCGCGGGGATCTCATAGGAGTG GTGGAGGCGCTGACAAGACAGCCACGTGCCACGACGGTGCACGCGGTGCGCGACACAGAGCTGGCCAAACTCCCCGAGGGCACCCTGGGCCACATCAAACGTCGATACCCGCAG GTCGTGACGCGCCTCATCCACCTGCTGAGTCAGAAGATTCTGGGGAATTTGCAACAGCTGCGAGGACCCTTCCCAG GCTCGGGACTAGGTGTCCCCCCCCACTCGGAGCTCACCAACCCTGCCAGCAACCTGTCAACGGTGGCAGCGCTGCCCGTGTGTGCCGAGGTGCCCATGGTGGCCTTCATGCTGGAGCTGCAGCACGCTCTGCGAGCCATTG GCCCCACGCTCCTCCTCAACAGTGACATCATCCGGGCCCGCCTGGGGGCCTCTGCACTGGAcag CATCCAAGAATTCCGGCTGTCAGGGTGGCTGGCCCAGCAGGAGGACACGCACCGCATCGTGCTTTACCAAACAGACACATCGCTGACGCCCTGGACCGTGCGCTGCCTCCGCCAGGCCGACTGCATCCTCATCGTGGGCCTGGGCGACCAGGAGCCCACGCTCGGCCAG CTGGAGCAGATGCTGGAGAACACGGCAGTGCGGGCCCTCAAGCAGCTGGTCCTGCTGCACCGCGAGGAGGGCGCAGGCCCCACGCGCACTGTGGAGTGGCTCAACATGCGCAGCTGGTGCTCGGGACACCTGCATCTGCGCTGTCCGCGCCGCCTCTTCTCACGCCGCAGCCCGGCCAAGCTG CACGAGCTCTACGAGAAGGTTTTCTCGAGGCGCGCAGACCGGCACAGCGACTTCTCCCGCCTGGCGCGGGTGCTCACAGGCAACACCATCGCCCTGgtgctgggcgggggcggggccag GGGCTGCTCACACATCGGGGTGCTGAAAGCATTAGAGGAGGCGGGGGTCCCAGTTGACCTGGTGGGCGGCACGTCCATCGGCTCCTTCATCGGGGCCCTGTACGCTGAGGAGCGGAGCGCCAGCCGCACTAAACAGCGGGCCCGGGAGTGGGCTAAG AGCATGACTTCGGTGCTGGAGCCCGTACTGGACCTCACTTACCCCGTCACCTCCATGTTCACGGGGTCAGCCTTCAACCGCAGCATCCACCGTGTCTTCCAGGACAAGCAGATTGAG GACCTGTGGCTGCCATACTTCAACGTGACCACGGACATCACCTCCTCGGCCATGCGTGTCCACAAAGATG GCTGCGTGTGGCGCTACGTCCGGGCCAGTGCCTCCTACTGCCCCTACCTGCCCccgctctgtgaccccagggacgggCACCTGCTGGTGGATGGGTGCTTCGTCAACAACGTGCCAG CGGACATCGCCCGCAGCATGGGTGCCAAGACAGTCATCGCCATCGACGTGGGGAGCCAGGATGAGACAGACCTTAGCACATACGGGGACAGCCTGTCTGGCTGGTGGCTTCTGTGGAAGCGGCTGAACCCCTGGGCAGACAAGATCAAGGTTCCAGACATGGCAGAGATCCAGTCTCGCCTGGCCTACGTGTCCTGCGTGAGACAGCTGGAGGTTGTGAAGTCCAGCTCCTACTGTGAGTACCTGCGCCCACCCATCGACTGCTTCAAGACCATGGACTTCGGGAAGTTCGACCAAATCTAT GATGTGGGCTACCAGTATGGATCAACCGTCTTCAGTGGCTGGAGCCGGGGCGACATCATTGAAAAGATGCTCACGGACCGGCGGTCTGCCGACCTGAACGAGAGCCGCCGTGCAGAC GTGCTCGCCTTCCCCAGCTCCGGCTTCACCGACTTGGCGGAGATAGTGTCCCGGATCGAGCCTCCCACCACGAGCTACGTTTCGGTTTCCGACGGCTGTGCTGATG GGGAGGAGTCGGACTGCCTGACGGAGTACGAGGAGGACGCGGGCCCCGAGTGCTCACGGGACGAGGGGGGCTCTCCGGAGGGCGCAAGCCCCAGCACTGCCTTGGAGATG GGCGTGGGGGGCCACCCCTTGTCCCCACAGGAGGAGGAGAAGTCGATTCTCCGGCACCGGCGCTGGCTGCCACAGGAACCCTCCACCCCTGCTGCGGATACCTGA